A stretch of Alkalicella caledoniensis DNA encodes these proteins:
- the fabF gene encoding beta-ketoacyl-ACP synthase II yields MKNRVVVTGLGTITPVGNTLEDFWNNLLKGISGVDYITYFDTTDFPTKIAAQVKDFDIEKYMDKKEAKRTDKFVQYGVGAAVEAWRQAEFQEGTYNPERVGVLVGSGIGGIETLEEQHKVFLNKGVRRVSPFFVPMMISNMAAGQISISLGAKGPVSSVVTACATGTNAIGDAFKTIQRGDADVMVAGGAEASITPMGLGGFCSARAVSTNNDNPKGASRPFEKNRDGFVMGEGAGIVILESLEHAQKRGAKILAEVVGYGVASDAFHVVQPAPGGEGGARAMQLAINDAGISPNEVDYINAHGTSTDFNDRLETEAIKSIFGDHANKLNISSTKSMTGHLLGAAGGIELIACVMSTMENKIHPTINYDTPDPDCDLNYTPNKMVEREVNYAMSNSLGFGGHNATLVVKKWRD; encoded by the coding sequence ATGAAAAATAGAGTTGTGGTAACTGGTTTAGGTACAATTACACCTGTTGGTAATACTTTAGAGGATTTTTGGAATAATTTATTAAAAGGGATAAGTGGAGTAGATTATATTACTTACTTCGATACCACAGATTTTCCCACAAAGATTGCAGCTCAAGTTAAAGACTTTGATATAGAAAAGTACATGGACAAAAAAGAAGCAAAAAGAACAGATAAATTTGTTCAGTATGGAGTAGGTGCAGCAGTTGAAGCATGGAGACAAGCAGAATTTCAAGAGGGTACTTACAACCCTGAAAGAGTAGGAGTTCTAGTGGGCTCAGGTATAGGTGGTATTGAGACCTTAGAGGAACAACATAAAGTATTTTTAAATAAAGGTGTTAGAAGAGTAAGCCCATTTTTTGTGCCCATGATGATTTCAAACATGGCAGCTGGACAAATATCCATATCCTTAGGCGCTAAGGGCCCAGTTTCATCTGTTGTAACAGCTTGTGCCACAGGTACAAACGCCATAGGTGATGCATTTAAAACCATCCAGAGGGGCGATGCGGATGTTATGGTAGCAGGAGGTGCAGAGGCTTCAATTACACCAATGGGTCTTGGTGGTTTTTGTTCTGCTAGAGCTGTATCCACAAACAATGATAACCCAAAGGGAGCAAGCAGACCTTTTGAAAAAAATAGAGATGGGTTTGTAATGGGTGAAGGGGCAGGAATAGTAATACTTGAATCCTTAGAGCATGCTCAAAAACGTGGTGCTAAAATTTTAGCCGAGGTCGTGGGTTATGGTGTTGCATCAGATGCATTCCACGTTGTACAGCCAGCACCGGGTGGTGAAGGTGGAGCTAGAGCTATGCAGCTGGCAATTAACGACGCTGGTATAAGTCCAAATGAAGTGGATTATATAAATGCCCATGGAACAAGCACTGACTTTAATGACCGTTTGGAAACAGAAGCTATTAAATCCATATTTGGTGACCATGCAAATAAGCTTAACATTAGCTCTACCAAGTCAATGACTGGTCATTTACTTGGAGCCGCAGGCGGTATAGAGCTTATAGCTTGCGTGATGTCAACTATGGAAAACAAGATTCACCCGACCATCAACTATGACACGCCAGACCCAGATTGTGACTTAAACTATACACCTAACAAGATGGTGGAAAGAGAAGTGAATTACGCCATGTCTAACTCTTTAGGTTTTGGTGGACACAACGCTACTTTGGTGGTGAAAAAATGGAGAGATTAG
- a CDS encoding acetyl-CoA carboxylase carboxyltransferase subunit alpha, whose protein sequence is MVDNLERQLLELEKRIKDLKDFALVQNIDLNQEIELLDKKAISIKQEIYSNLSPWQKVQIARHNKRPTTLQYIDLIFEDFIELHGDRQFRDDPSIVGGIARIGDTPITIIGHQKGKDTNENIKRNFGMPYPEGYRKALRLMEQAEKFGRPIVTFIDTPGAYPGIGAEERGQGEAIAKNLMRMSHLKVPIICIVTGEGGSGGALALGVGDAMLMLANSVYSVISPEGCAAILWKDASRAQDAAEALKLTADHLYEQKIADEIIPEPQGGAHKDLNKTAEAIKEAIERHLDLLSGFNKEDLIKRRYQKLRRIGEYTE, encoded by the coding sequence ATGGTAGATAATTTAGAGAGACAATTATTAGAACTTGAAAAAAGGATTAAAGACCTAAAGGATTTTGCACTTGTACAAAATATTGATCTAAATCAAGAAATTGAGCTATTGGATAAAAAAGCTATTTCCATTAAGCAGGAGATATATAGCAACTTATCCCCTTGGCAAAAGGTACAAATAGCAAGACATAATAAACGTCCCACAACCTTACAATACATCGACCTTATTTTTGAGGACTTTATCGAGCTACATGGAGACAGACAATTTAGAGACGATCCATCCATAGTTGGGGGGATTGCCCGAATTGGTGACACTCCCATAACCATAATTGGTCACCAAAAAGGAAAGGATACCAATGAGAATATTAAGCGTAATTTTGGTATGCCTTATCCCGAAGGCTACAGAAAAGCTTTAAGACTTATGGAACAGGCTGAAAAATTTGGAAGACCTATTGTTACATTTATAGACACACCTGGTGCATATCCAGGTATCGGAGCTGAAGAGAGGGGGCAAGGTGAAGCCATTGCTAAAAACCTAATGCGTATGTCTCACCTTAAAGTTCCCATAATTTGTATTGTTACAGGTGAAGGTGGAAGTGGTGGAGCACTGGCTTTAGGTGTAGGCGATGCCATGCTGATGTTAGCTAACTCAGTTTACTCAGTTATTTCACCTGAAGGATGTGCCGCTATCTTATGGAAGGATGCTTCAAGGGCACAAGATGCAGCTGAGGCCTTAAAGCTTACCGCTGATCACTTGTATGAACAAAAAATAGCCGATGAAATAATTCCAGAGCCCCAAGGTGGGGCACACAAAGATTTAAACAAGACAGCAGAAGCCATAAAAGAAGCTATAGAAAGACATCTGGACCTACTATCAGGCTTCAACAAGGAAGACCTTATAAAAAGGCGTTATCAGAAGTTAAGAAGAATAGGGGAATATACAGAATAA
- the accD gene encoding acetyl-CoA carboxylase, carboxyltransferase subunit beta, with product MLFKKTKYISLDRTKHGGQANDVPKGIVKKCPQCQQVLFQRDLKNNLNICNKCDHHMTLSAKERVEVIIDFGTFEEWDGDMESTDPLEFPEYKEKLAKGQKITGMKDGIITGCGFINGSKAAIAVFEPGFMGGSMGSVVGEKITRAMERAINLKVPMITFSASGGARMQESLMSLFQMAKTSAAVEKMNNEGILYISVLTDPTTGGVTASFASIGDIIIAEPKALIGFAGPRVIEQTIRQKLPEGFQRAEFLLEKGFIDKVIHRKDLKETLGNIICLHSLKGVGKKW from the coding sequence GTGTTATTCAAAAAAACAAAATACATCTCTTTAGATAGAACCAAGCATGGTGGGCAAGCAAACGATGTACCTAAGGGTATAGTAAAAAAATGCCCCCAGTGTCAACAGGTTCTGTTTCAGAGGGACTTAAAAAACAATCTAAACATATGTAACAAATGTGACCACCATATGACCCTTTCCGCTAAGGAAAGGGTAGAAGTCATTATTGATTTTGGTACTTTTGAAGAGTGGGACGGGGATATGGAGAGTACAGACCCCCTTGAATTTCCTGAATACAAAGAAAAACTTGCTAAGGGACAAAAAATTACAGGCATGAAAGATGGAATAATTACAGGGTGTGGATTTATAAATGGCTCTAAGGCTGCCATTGCTGTATTTGAACCTGGATTTATGGGTGGGAGTATGGGTTCTGTGGTAGGTGAAAAAATAACCCGGGCCATGGAAAGGGCCATAAACTTAAAAGTACCTATGATAACCTTTAGCGCATCAGGTGGAGCTAGAATGCAGGAAAGCTTGATGTCCTTATTCCAAATGGCTAAAACATCTGCAGCAGTTGAAAAGATGAATAACGAGGGTATATTATATATATCAGTACTAACAGACCCAACAACAGGGGGAGTTACTGCAAGTTTTGCATCCATAGGAGATATAATAATAGCTGAACCTAAAGCCCTTATAGGTTTCGCTGGCCCTAGGGTTATCGAGCAAACAATAAGACAAAAGCTTCCTGAAGGGTTCCAAAGGGCAGAGTTTCTCCTAGAAAAGGGATTTATAGACAAAGTAATTCACAGAAAAGATCTCAAAGAAACCTTAGGTAACATTATTTGCCTCCATTCACTTAAGGGGGTTGGTAAGAAATGGTAG
- the fabG gene encoding 3-oxoacyl-[acyl-carrier-protein] reductase: MKLNSKVAVVTGASRGIGKAIALKLAKEGAKVVVNYNSSEEEANKVVEEIVALGSEGISIKADISNFQDSQRLIDEAVNAFGTIDILVNNAGITKDNLLLRMSEEEFDKVIDVNLKGYFNCTKAVSRLMLKKKAGKIINITSVIGITGNSGQSNYAAAKAGVIGFTKSLAKELGSKGINVNAVAPGFIQTDMTDKLPDNVKENIGQNIPLKALGLPEDVANLVSFLAGEESKYITGQTIAVDGGLAL, from the coding sequence ATGAAACTAAATAGTAAGGTAGCTGTAGTTACAGGAGCCTCTAGGGGAATTGGCAAGGCAATTGCACTTAAGTTAGCTAAAGAAGGTGCAAAAGTTGTTGTTAATTACAACTCCAGTGAAGAGGAAGCCAACAAAGTTGTTGAAGAAATAGTAGCCTTAGGTAGCGAAGGAATTTCTATTAAAGCAGATATTTCAAACTTTCAGGATAGTCAAAGGCTTATAGATGAGGCAGTAAATGCCTTCGGCACCATAGATATACTAGTAAACAACGCGGGGATTACAAAGGACAATTTACTACTTAGAATGTCAGAAGAAGAGTTCGACAAAGTTATAGATGTAAACTTAAAAGGTTACTTCAACTGTACAAAAGCTGTATCAAGACTTATGTTAAAGAAAAAAGCGGGTAAGATAATTAATATTACTTCAGTTATAGGTATAACAGGAAATAGTGGCCAGTCAAACTATGCTGCTGCTAAAGCAGGAGTAATCGGTTTTACTAAGTCACTGGCTAAAGAGCTTGGTAGTAAAGGGATCAATGTAAATGCTGTGGCTCCAGGCTTTATTCAAACTGATATGACAGATAAGCTACCTGACAATGTAAAAGAAAATATAGGTCAAAATATACCCCTAAAAGCCCTGGGTTTACCTGAGGATGTAGCAAATTTAGTAAGTTTTCTAGCTGGGGAAGAAAGTAAATACATCACTGGACAAACCATTGCAGTTGATGGTGGTCTAGCACTATAG
- the accC gene encoding acetyl-CoA carboxylase biotin carboxylase subunit, giving the protein MFKKILIANRGEIAVRIIRACRELGIQTVAVYSMPDKDSLHVELADEAICIGPANPKESYLNMQNLITAAKATMADGIHPGYGFLAENPTFAELCDQCNIEFIGPKAFAIEQMGQKAVAREKMIEAGVPVVPGSEGLVQDVEEGARLAEEIGYPVLIKATAGGGGKGMRLAKTAHEFKKSMEMAQQEALNAFGNGGVYIERFIERPRHIEVQILADKYGNVVHLGERECSIQRRHQKLIEEAPSSVITEELRNKMGETAVKAAKAVDYSSVGTIEFLLDSNNNFYFMEMNTRIQVEHPVTEMITGVDLIAEQIKVAAGLPLEFKQEDIQFNGWSIECRVNAEDVNKNFMPTPGKVSRWVTPGGNGVRIDSSVYQGYTILPFYDSMVGKLIVWAPSRILAIKKMERALKEFTVEGISTTIPLALKILNHPKFIEGDYSTKFLEEELL; this is encoded by the coding sequence ATGTTCAAAAAAATACTAATCGCAAATAGGGGAGAAATCGCAGTAAGAATCATAAGGGCATGCAGGGAACTAGGTATTCAAACCGTTGCTGTTTACAGCATGCCTGATAAAGATTCCTTGCATGTTGAACTGGCAGATGAGGCCATCTGTATAGGACCTGCAAACCCTAAGGAAAGTTACTTAAACATGCAAAACCTAATAACTGCGGCTAAAGCTACAATGGCCGACGGCATTCACCCAGGATATGGATTCCTTGCAGAAAACCCAACCTTCGCTGAACTTTGTGATCAATGTAATATCGAATTTATAGGGCCAAAAGCCTTTGCCATTGAACAAATGGGGCAAAAGGCAGTGGCACGGGAAAAGATGATTGAAGCAGGTGTTCCTGTTGTACCAGGAAGTGAAGGCTTGGTTCAAGATGTGGAAGAAGGAGCTCGCTTGGCTGAAGAAATAGGATACCCTGTGCTTATTAAAGCTACAGCTGGTGGTGGAGGAAAAGGTATGCGCCTCGCAAAAACAGCCCATGAATTCAAAAAATCCATGGAAATGGCACAACAAGAAGCCCTAAACGCATTTGGAAATGGTGGAGTATATATTGAAAGATTCATAGAAAGACCCCGCCACATTGAAGTTCAGATCCTTGCTGATAAGTATGGAAACGTTGTTCACCTTGGTGAAAGAGAGTGCTCAATTCAAAGGCGACATCAAAAACTTATAGAAGAAGCACCGTCCTCAGTTATAACTGAAGAACTGAGGAACAAGATGGGTGAAACAGCTGTAAAGGCCGCAAAAGCTGTTGACTATAGTAGTGTTGGTACTATAGAATTTTTACTTGACAGCAATAATAACTTTTACTTTATGGAAATGAATACTAGGATTCAGGTTGAACACCCTGTCACTGAGATGATTACCGGTGTGGACTTAATAGCAGAACAGATTAAGGTGGCTGCAGGTCTACCATTAGAATTTAAGCAAGAAGATATTCAGTTTAATGGTTGGTCCATTGAATGCAGGGTAAATGCTGAGGATGTAAATAAAAACTTCATGCCAACACCAGGTAAGGTATCGAGATGGGTTACCCCAGGAGGCAACGGAGTTAGAATAGATAGCTCAGTTTATCAGGGCTATACCATACTGCCATTTTATGACTCTATGGTAGGTAAGCTAATAGTTTGGGCACCCAGTAGAATTTTAGCCATTAAAAAGATGGAAAGGGCCCTGAAGGAATTTACTGTTGAGGGAATTTCAACAACTATCCCATTGGCGTTAAAAATCCTTAACCATCCTAAATTTATAGAAGGCGATTACTCCACTAAATTCTTAGAGGAAGAGCTTCTGTAA
- the fabZ gene encoding 3-hydroxyacyl-ACP dehydratase FabZ yields the protein MERLENLNIEDIKKIIPHRYPFLLVDKIEEVEIGKRAVGYKNVTANEEYFNGHFPDYPVMPGVLMVEAMAQVGAVAILSKQENKNKLAFFAGIDKVRFKKQVIPGDVLKLEVEIISQRGPIGKGQGTVTVDGKVAVTAELMFAIADKQA from the coding sequence ATGGAGAGATTAGAAAATCTTAACATAGAAGATATAAAAAAAATAATACCCCATCGTTATCCTTTTTTATTGGTGGATAAAATAGAAGAGGTAGAGATAGGGAAAAGGGCAGTGGGTTATAAAAATGTCACCGCAAACGAAGAGTATTTCAACGGGCATTTTCCCGATTATCCTGTAATGCCTGGGGTATTGATGGTAGAAGCAATGGCACAAGTGGGTGCAGTTGCTATCCTCTCAAAGCAAGAGAATAAAAACAAACTAGCTTTTTTTGCTGGAATTGATAAAGTAAGATTCAAAAAGCAGGTTATTCCAGGAGATGTGTTGAAACTAGAAGTGGAGATAATTTCTCAACGTGGACCAATAGGTAAAGGTCAAGGAACAGTAACTGTAGACGGCAAAGTGGCAGTTACAGCGGAATTAATGTTTGCCATCGCCGATAAACAGGCATAA
- a CDS encoding YlbF family regulator yields MNVYDKAHELVKALKESHDYKEYIRLAELIKKDLKAQEMLIEFRKKNLEIQQRQLAGKPVDQSKIDEVQKLYDIVKLNKDINQFLVVEYRLGKTMVDVQRIIGEGVKLEFAPQETVH; encoded by the coding sequence GTGAATGTATATGATAAAGCCCACGAGCTTGTAAAAGCATTAAAAGAGAGTCACGATTATAAAGAGTACATAAGACTGGCAGAGCTTATTAAAAAGGATCTAAAAGCACAGGAGATGCTAATTGAGTTCCGTAAGAAAAACCTTGAGATCCAACAACGTCAATTAGCGGGAAAGCCAGTTGACCAAAGTAAGATAGACGAGGTCCAAAAGCTATATGATATTGTTAAGCTCAACAAAGATATCAATCAGTTCTTAGTTGTGGAGTATCGCTTAGGAAAGACCATGGTTGATGTTCAAAGGATTATTGGTGAGGGAGTTAAGCTTGAATTTGCTCCTCAAGAGACTGTACACTAG
- the fabD gene encoding ACP S-malonyltransferase produces the protein MSKIAFIFPGQGAQFVGMGKDIIENNETALKIYDKANDILGYDIKNIILNGPKEQLDSTENTQPAILTMSYALLEVLRSEGITPQGVAGLSLGEYSALLSSQVMDFESALPLVRKRAKFMQSAVPVGVGGMVALVGIKKEGLTELVDSIESGYLAVANYNCPGQYVVTGEKDAIAETMEKAKEFGARRAIKLDVSGPFHSKLLTEAGENLGIELDKIQLQDPAIPIYSNVTAKTYENKLEIRELLVKQVSNSVLWQQTIENMVADGFTGFVEVGPQKTLSAMVKKISKDVWVKNIEDNESLMTFIKEFKEGVHETK, from the coding sequence GTGAGTAAAATCGCCTTTATTTTCCCTGGCCAAGGTGCACAGTTTGTTGGTATGGGAAAAGATATAATTGAGAACAACGAAACTGCCCTTAAAATTTATGATAAAGCCAATGATATTTTAGGGTATGACATCAAAAATATTATTTTAAATGGCCCTAAAGAACAACTAGACAGTACAGAAAACACCCAACCCGCTATACTAACAATGAGCTACGCATTATTAGAGGTTTTAAGAAGTGAAGGTATAACACCCCAAGGTGTAGCAGGCTTGAGTTTAGGTGAATACAGTGCACTTTTATCATCCCAAGTAATGGATTTTGAATCTGCCCTTCCTTTGGTTAGAAAACGTGCAAAATTTATGCAAAGTGCTGTGCCAGTAGGTGTTGGTGGAATGGTTGCTCTAGTGGGGATTAAAAAAGAAGGACTTACTGAACTTGTAGATAGTATAGAAAGTGGCTACCTAGCTGTTGCTAATTATAACTGCCCTGGACAATATGTTGTTACAGGGGAAAAAGATGCCATAGCAGAGACAATGGAAAAGGCTAAGGAGTTTGGTGCTAGAAGAGCAATAAAACTTGATGTAAGTGGACCCTTTCACTCAAAATTACTAACAGAAGCTGGGGAAAATTTAGGAATAGAGTTAGACAAAATCCAATTACAAGATCCAGCAATTCCAATATATAGTAATGTCACAGCAAAAACCTATGAAAATAAATTAGAAATCAGAGAATTATTAGTTAAGCAGGTAAGTAATTCTGTATTATGGCAACAAACCATAGAAAATATGGTGGCTGATGGTTTTACAGGTTTTGTAGAGGTAGGACCACAAAAAACTTTATCTGCAATGGTAAAAAAGATTAGTAAAGATGTATGGGTTAAAAATATTGAAGATAACGAAAGTCTTATGACTTTTATTAAAGAATTTAAGGAGGGAGTTCATGAAACTAAATAG
- the fabK gene encoding enoyl-[acyl-carrier-protein] reductase FabK, whose amino-acid sequence MIKTKICDLLGIEHPIIQGGMAWLATYELAAAVSEAGGLGIIGAGNAPADWVADQIDKVREKTDKPFGVNVMLLSPFAEEVIDVVIEKKVTVVTTGAGNPGPYVDRLKKAGCKIIPVVASVTLAKRMERLGIDAVIAEGMEAGGHIGDLTTMSMTPQIVDAVSVPVIAAGGIADGRGFAAALALGAQGIQIGTRFVCATECIAHDEYKNMFVRAKDRDTVITGRATGHPVRALKNKFSRDFEKHEKTGASKEELEMLGAGKYRIAAIEGDIVEGTVLAGQSAGMIKKVEPAKDIIEDIVKGCTQTLKFMGRVYSE is encoded by the coding sequence ATGATTAAAACTAAAATATGCGATTTGCTAGGAATAGAACACCCTATTATACAAGGTGGAATGGCGTGGCTAGCTACATATGAATTAGCAGCAGCGGTATCAGAAGCTGGTGGACTTGGTATTATTGGTGCAGGTAATGCACCAGCAGACTGGGTAGCTGACCAGATAGATAAGGTTCGCGAAAAGACAGATAAACCATTTGGTGTAAATGTTATGCTTTTATCACCCTTTGCGGAAGAAGTTATAGATGTTGTTATTGAAAAAAAAGTTACTGTTGTTACTACAGGTGCAGGAAACCCAGGTCCCTATGTTGATAGACTTAAAAAGGCAGGATGTAAGATTATCCCTGTTGTTGCATCAGTAACCCTAGCTAAAAGGATGGAGAGACTTGGAATAGACGCAGTAATAGCAGAAGGTATGGAAGCCGGTGGTCATATAGGTGACCTTACAACCATGTCCATGACTCCTCAAATTGTGGATGCAGTAAGTGTTCCTGTTATTGCAGCAGGTGGTATAGCAGACGGAAGAGGCTTTGCCGCTGCATTAGCATTAGGTGCACAAGGAATACAGATAGGTACTAGATTTGTGTGTGCCACAGAGTGTATAGCCCATGATGAGTATAAGAACATGTTTGTTAGAGCAAAAGATAGGGATACAGTTATTACAGGTAGAGCAACAGGTCATCCTGTAAGGGCACTTAAAAATAAATTCTCTAGGGATTTTGAAAAACATGAGAAAACAGGGGCTAGTAAAGAAGAATTAGAAATGCTAGGAGCTGGCAAATACAGAATAGCAGCCATTGAAGGTGACATCGTTGAAGGAACAGTTCTTGCAGGACAAAGTGCAGGTATGATTAAAAAAGTGGAGCCAGCCAAGGATATAATCGAGGATATAGTAAAGGGTTGTACACAAACCCTTAAGTTCATGGGGAGGGTTTACAGTGAGTAA
- the accB gene encoding acetyl-CoA carboxylase biotin carboxyl carrier protein gives MKSEEILKIIEALGKTDLTEFSLEQKDFVLKMGKGTTQVIREAEIVRQAPTTIESVASQPVPAEPQKVEILAKAEESQDNLIKVTSPMVGTYYQSPSPEAPAFVKVGDSIEKGDVLCIIEAMKLMNEIEASEKGKIVKVLVENGELVEYGQTLFLIEPF, from the coding sequence ATGAAGTCAGAAGAGATTTTAAAAATAATAGAAGCACTAGGTAAAACTGACCTTACTGAGTTTTCCCTGGAGCAAAAGGATTTTGTCTTAAAAATGGGTAAAGGAACTACACAAGTAATTAGAGAAGCAGAGATAGTGAGGCAAGCCCCTACTACAATAGAGTCAGTTGCTAGCCAACCTGTACCAGCTGAGCCTCAGAAAGTGGAGATCTTGGCAAAAGCCGAGGAAAGTCAAGATAATTTAATCAAGGTGACCTCACCTATGGTTGGAACCTACTATCAATCTCCCTCACCAGAAGCACCAGCTTTTGTTAAGGTAGGAGACAGTATTGAAAAAGGTGACGTCCTTTGCATAATAGAGGCTATGAAATTAATGAATGAGATAGAAGCTAGTGAAAAGGGTAAAATTGTTAAGGTTCTAGTAGAAAATGGTGAATTGGTGGAGTATGGTCAAACCCTTTTCCTTATTGAACCATTTTAA
- a CDS encoding sodium-dependent transporter, whose product MENKHENHENREQWGSRLGFILAAAGSAIGLGNIWRFPTVVGQSGGGAFIFLYLLIIFVIGIPLMIGELTIGRRGKRNIVGAFQKIKPGGPWWFIGALGVLAGFVILSFYSVIAGWGIAYMFKFLTGQLTGLEPGQSADIFGALASSPVEPLIWHAIFMAMTIGIVIFGIDKGIERASKIMMPILFVLLFVLAIRSVTLDGAMEGVLWYITPDFSAINIQTILGALGQVFFSLSLGMGAIMTYGSYLPDEENIPSAAMFISLADIGIAILAGFIIIPAVFAFGLEPNAGPALIFITLPAVFGSMPFGNLVGALFFLLLTIAALTSAISLLEVPVAYFIDELKWNRLKASVIVGIVIFLLGIPSSLSQGLLSNNLFFGMEFLDFMDFFSSNLLLPIGGLLTAIFIGWVWGTRNTVDEIQKKGVHFGLRSPWGIIVQFVLPIVLLYILITGLIG is encoded by the coding sequence ATGGAAAACAAGCATGAAAATCATGAGAACCGTGAACAGTGGGGATCGAGACTAGGGTTCATTTTAGCTGCAGCAGGTAGTGCCATTGGATTAGGCAACATCTGGAGGTTTCCTACAGTTGTAGGTCAAAGTGGTGGAGGCGCGTTTATATTCTTATATCTCCTAATTATATTTGTTATAGGAATACCACTTATGATCGGTGAACTAACCATCGGCAGAAGAGGTAAAAGAAATATAGTAGGTGCTTTTCAAAAGATTAAGCCTGGTGGACCATGGTGGTTTATTGGTGCCCTAGGTGTTCTTGCAGGCTTTGTAATACTATCCTTTTACTCAGTTATAGCAGGGTGGGGTATTGCTTATATGTTTAAATTCCTGACAGGTCAACTGACAGGGTTAGAACCAGGGCAATCAGCTGATATTTTCGGGGCACTGGCATCAAGTCCCGTAGAACCCCTAATATGGCATGCAATTTTTATGGCTATGACCATAGGTATAGTTATATTTGGTATAGACAAAGGAATTGAGCGAGCAAGTAAAATAATGATGCCCATACTATTTGTATTGCTCTTTGTTTTAGCAATAAGAAGTGTTACCCTGGATGGGGCAATGGAAGGGGTACTATGGTATATAACCCCTGATTTTTCTGCCATTAACATTCAAACAATTCTAGGGGCACTAGGACAGGTGTTTTTCAGTTTAAGCTTAGGAATGGGTGCTATAATGACATATGGTAGTTACTTGCCCGATGAGGAAAATATACCCTCTGCTGCAATGTTTATTTCCCTAGCAGATATAGGTATCGCTATTTTGGCAGGATTCATCATCATACCAGCAGTTTTTGCCTTTGGCTTAGAGCCAAATGCTGGGCCAGCATTGATCTTTATAACCCTTCCAGCAGTTTTTGGTTCCATGCCCTTTGGTAATCTAGTTGGAGCTTTGTTTTTCCTGTTGTTAACAATAGCAGCACTAACATCTGCCATATCTTTATTAGAGGTGCCTGTTGCTTACTTTATTGACGAACTAAAGTGGAATAGACTAAAAGCATCCGTGATAGTTGGGATAGTGATATTCCTATTAGGTATACCGTCTTCACTGTCTCAGGGACTACTTAGTAACAACTTATTTTTTGGTATGGAATTTCTAGACTTTATGGACTTTTTCTCCTCAAATCTATTACTACCAATAGGTGGTCTGTTGACAGCTATATTCATAGGCTGGGTCTGGGGAACAAGAAATACCGTAGACGAAATACAAAAGAAAGGTGTACATTTTGGTCTGAGAAGCCCATGGGGAATAATAGTACAATTCGTATTACCCATAGTGCTACTATATATACTTATTACAGGATTGATTGGGTAG